CGGTATATAGATTAAAAAGCCTATCTCAAAAGCCGTTTTTAGCTCACTGACTAAAAAAGCAGGTATTAATATCCCCATCGATAAGGATTGTGGATTTTTTGGATTCTTTTTGTGGGCTATACGCAAAAACAGAGCAATATCCTTCTGCCTTGTTTGTTTGAGCATAAATGTTTTTAGCGGTGTTGTGGCTCTGTAATAAGCCTCCTGAAGCGTGATTTGATTTTTTTCAAGCGGTAGGTATGCGTTGTAATAGATGGCGTTTATCTGTGGAGTCATGATAAAAAATGTTAAAAAAAGGGCAATACCTATAAGAATCTGATTTGGCGGCATCTGCTGTGTGCCAAGCGCCTGCCTAAGTATGGCAAGCACGATAATAATCCGTGTAAAGGATGTCATCATTATAAGAATTGAAGGTGCAAGTGCAAGAACCGTTAAAATTACCAAAAGCTTTATCGATGTTGCTATGGTTGTTGGATTATTGGTCGCAGGAAGCGTTATGTTAAGAGAAGGTGCTACAACATTTTGCGAAAAAACAATTGAAGGAATAAGAATTGCTGTAAATATAATTGCAAAACTAATCGTTTTCTTCATTATCAAGCTCTTTTAAAAGGGTTATGTTATCTGCTATGCCTATAAGTAGCTCTTTTTTATCTATCTCAACAATGGCAAGTGAATGTTTGTTATCCAGATAAAGCCTCCCCTTTAGCCTTAATCTACCCGATGAAAGTTTTGATGGTGAAGAGATTTTTTTTAAAAGATAGAAAAAAACAACTATAACACCCAAAACAAGTATCAGACTGCCTAAGGCTTTAAGCGTATAGCTAAAATAGCCAACACCCTCAGCAAAGGCATCGCAGGGGAAAAAGAGAAATAAAACAAAAAAGAGTTTTTTCATTTTACATTGAGTTCCATCAGGTCATCTTTTGAATAGATATTTGTAATTCTTATGGCAAATTTGTTGTCCAGAACGATAACCTCGCCTGTTCCCAGAGGTTTATTCTCTATATCGATGTTTATATACTCACCTGCCATTTTGTTTGTTTCAACTACATCCCCTTCTTTCCAGTTTAAAAGGTCTCTGATTGTTACTTTTGCTGTTGCCAGATCAAAAATTAGCTTTAGAGGAATATCGTAGTATTTTTCAAATTCTTTTTTTATCTCTTCAGCTTTTTTCATTGTATTATAAATGTCAAAAAGTATATTTTTCTTACTACAGGCCTATGCAGTGCCCTATTGATTGCAGTCATTAGCTCATTTTTCAATTCTTCTTTGCCAGAAATAGACAGTAGATCGTCGGATGTTTTCGATGAAAGGACGGTTATTATTGTATCTTTTATAACAGCATCCTGGAGATTTATACCGGTTTTGTTTTCTTCGCCTTCTTCTTTTTTTTCCTCCTTTTTGGCTACGGCCTCAAGAAGCACAAGTTTTATTTTTAAATATCTATCACCGCCCACATCAGCAAGGTTTACAATTAGCGGCCCAACAACAACAGGTGTTAGATTTGCTTCATTAACATATTCACCCCCGCCATATTCAGGCTGAGGTTGGGGCGGTGGTTCTTCCTGTTTTTGATGCTCAACCTGTTTTTCTTTTGGTTTGGCTTCTTCCGTTTTTTTACCGCCCAATACAAACATCTTTACAGCAACACCTGCCACTATAAGTACAACAACCGCAACGATTATAATCAGCAGCTTACCTTTTGATTTCTTTTTGCCGCCTTCGTTTTCTTTTGCTTCTTCTTTTTCCTTTGCCATATCTGACTCCTTTTTTATTAATTAGTTAACATAAAATTGCTTTAAAGTAAATAATTTTCTTGTTTTTTTGGTCTACTCATCAGTGCTGATATGGCATTTAATGGATTTTTGTTTTCAAATAAAACCTCATAAACCTCACTACAGATAGGCATTTCTATATTGTGTTTTTTACTGAACTCTTTAACTGCCAATACAGTTGATACACCCTCTGGCACCATTTGCATGCTATTCAGTATATCGTCTAATTTTTCACCTTTTGCAATCCTTAAACCCACCTGTCTATTTCTGCTTAAGCTGCCCGTGCATGTTAAGATTAAATCTCCTATACCTGCAAGTCCGTTGAATGTTTGCTCATC
This portion of the Hippea jasoniae genome encodes:
- the fliP gene encoding flagellar type III secretion system pore protein FliP (The bacterial flagellar biogenesis protein FliP forms a type III secretion system (T3SS)-type pore required for flagellar assembly.); the protein is MKKTISFAIIFTAILIPSIVFSQNVVAPSLNITLPATNNPTTIATSIKLLVILTVLALAPSILIMMTSFTRIIIVLAILRQALGTQQMPPNQILIGIALFLTFFIMTPQINAIYYNAYLPLEKNQITLQEAYYRATTPLKTFMLKQTRQKDIALFLRIAHKKNPKNPQSLSMGILIPAFLVSELKTAFEIGFLIYIPFLIIDMVVSSILMSMGMMMLPPIMISLPFKLLIFVLADGWNLVVMSLFKSFMR
- the fliO gene encoding flagellar biosynthetic protein FliO, which produces MKKLFFVLFLFFPCDAFAEGVGYFSYTLKALGSLILVLGVIVVFFYLLKKISSPSKLSSGRLRLKGRLYLDNKHSLAIVEIDKKELLIGIADNITLLKELDNEEND
- a CDS encoding FliM/FliN family flagellar motor switch protein is translated as MKKAEEIKKEFEKYYDIPLKLIFDLATAKVTIRDLLNWKEGDVVETNKMAGEYINIDIENKPLGTGEVIVLDNKFAIRITNIYSKDDLMELNVK
- a CDS encoding flagellar basal body-associated FliL family protein, whose protein sequence is MAKEKEEAKENEGGKKKSKGKLLIIIVAVVVLIVAGVAVKMFVLGGKKTEEAKPKEKQVEHQKQEEPPPQPQPEYGGGEYVNEANLTPVVVGPLIVNLADVGGDRYLKIKLVLLEAVAKKEEKKEEGEENKTGINLQDAVIKDTIITVLSSKTSDDLLSISGKEELKNELMTAINRALHRPVVRKIYFLTFIIQ